A DNA window from Camelina sativa cultivar DH55 chromosome 13, Cs, whole genome shotgun sequence contains the following coding sequences:
- the LOC104736316 gene encoding methylthioalkylmalate synthase 3, chloroplastic-like, producing the protein MASLLLKSSSIITTISPTMVVRSVLPIGSSLPSIRLNRPCKKVTLFVSCSSSESKHAVTSGTDLKPIVERWPEYKPNKLPDKRYVRILDTTLRDGEQSPGAALTPPQKLEISRQLAKLRVDIMEVGFPVSSEEEFETIKTIAKTVGNEVDEETGYVPVIAAIARCKKSDIDAAWEALKYAKRPRVTLFTSTSDIHMKYKLKKTQEELIEIAVSSIKYAKSLGFTDIQLGCEDGGRSDKDFLCKILGESIKAGATTVGFADTVGINMPPEFGELVAYVKANTPRSDDVVFAIHCHNDLGVATANTISGICAGARQIEVTINGIGERSGNAPLEEVVMALKCRGEYLMDGVYTNIDTRQIMATSKMVQEHTGMYAQPHKPIVGDNCFVHESGIHQDGMLKNRSTYEILSPEDIGIAKSLTSGLVLGKLSGRHAIKDRLKELGYEISDEQLKDIFLRFRELTKQKKRITDADLKALVVNGDEISSEIFHNLMSSPQIPSVV; encoded by the exons ATGGCTTCGTTACTTCTCAAATCTTCCAGTATTATCACAACTATCAGTCCTACCATGGTTGTCCGGTCAGTGTTACCCATTGGATCTTCTCTGCCTTCTATCCGCCTGAACCGTCCGTGCAAAAAAGTGACTTTGTTTGTCTCATGTAGCTCCTCTGAGTCGAAACATGCGGTAACTAGTGGCACTGACCTTAAACCCATCGTGGAACGGTGGCCTGAATACAAACCGAACAAGCTCCCCGACAAGAGGTATGTGCGTATATTAGACACGACGCTCCGTGACGGTGAACAATCTCCCGGTGCAGCTCTTACTCCACCGCAGAAGCTAGAGATTTCCCGCCAGCTCGCTAAACTCCGAGTAGATATCATGGAAGTCGGTTTTCCAGTGTCGTCTGAGGAAGAGTTTGAAACCATTAAAACTATCGCCAAGACCGTCGGGAACGAG GTGGATGAGGAAACCGGCTACGTCCCGGTGATAGCCGCCATTGCACGATGCAAAAAAAGTGACATCGACGCGGCTTGGGAGGCGCTGAAGTACGCGAAGAGGCCGAGGGTGACATTGTTCACATCTACTAGTGACATTCACATGAAATATAAGTTGAAAAAGACTCAAGAAGAATTGATCGAGATAGCCGTGAGTAGTATTAAGTACGCTAAAAGCTTGGGCTTCACTGACATCCAACTTGGGTGCGAAGATGGTGGCAG GTCGGATAAGGATTTTCTATGTAAGATTCTAGGAGAATCGATTAAAGCGGGGGCAACAACGGTGGGATTCGCGGACACGGTCGGGATCAACATGCCCCCAGAATTCGGAGAACTCGTGGCTTATGTCAAAGCTAACACTCCTAGGTCTGATGATGTTGTCTTCGCCATTCATTGTCACAACGACCTTGGTGTTGCTACCGCCAACACAATCTCC ggTATATGTGCGGGCGCAAGACAAATCGAAGTGACGATCAACGGAATAGGTGAAAGAAGTGGGAATGCGCCGCTTGAAGAG GTCGTGATGGCTTTGAAATGTCGAGGAGAATATCTGATGGATGGTGTTTACACAAATATAGACACACGCCAAATTATGGCTACTAGCAAGATG GTTCAAGAGCATACCGGCATGTATGCTCAACCACATAAACCCATAGTTGGAGACAACTGTTTTGTTCATGAGAGTGGCATTCACCAG GATGGAATGTTGAAAAATCGAAGTACATATGAGATCTTATCACCAGAAGATATTGGGATCGCAAAATCTCTAACGTCTGGACTTGTTCTTGGGAAGCTTAG TGGACGTCATGCTATAAAAGACCGGCTGAAAGAG TTGGGATACGAAATTAGTGATGAGCAGTTGAAAGACATATTCTTACGATTCAGAGAGTTAACCAAACAGAAAaag AGAATCACCGACGCTGATCTGAAGGCCTTAGTGGTGAACGGTGATGAAATCTCATCAGAGATATTCCACAACCTCATGTCAAGCCCTCAGATTCCCTCTGTGGTATAA